A portion of the Glycine max cultivar Williams 82 chromosome 10, Glycine_max_v4.0, whole genome shotgun sequence genome contains these proteins:
- the LOC102670545 gene encoding uncharacterized mitochondrial protein AtMg00810-like, producing the protein MTEFEMIDLGKLSHFLGLEFNQVQKGMFMHQSRYALEVFKKFGMLNCNPSSTPAELGLKLEKDPEEELVDATEFRKLVGSLRYLCNSRPAIYFSVSLISRFMKKPRVSHMQAAKRVLRFIKGTIENGVLFPFEVKSGESDMFSYTDFDWKRDPE; encoded by the coding sequence ATGACTGAGTTTGAGATGATTGATTTAGGAAAACTATCACATTTCCTTGGACTAGAATTTAATCAAGTCCAGAAGGGAATGTTCATGCACCAAAGTAGATATGCACTGGAGGTTTTTAAGAAATTTGGCATGTTGAACTGCAATCCTTCTTCCACACCAGCTGAACTAGGACTTAAGCTCGAGAAGGACCCTGAAGAGGAACTTGTTGATGCAACTGAGTTCAGAAAATTGGTTGGATCTTTGAGGTACTTATGCAATAGTAGACCTGCTATCTACTTTTCAGTAAGTTTGATCAGTAGGTTCATGAAAAAGCCTAGAGTTTCACACATGCAAGCAGCCAAAAGAGTGCTTAGGTTTATTAAAGGGACAATTGAAAATGGTGTGTTGTTCCCTTTTGAAGTTAAATCAGGTGAATCAGATATGTTTAGTTACACAGATTTTGATTGGAAAAGAGATCCAGAATAG